AATCGGAGATGAAGAAACTTTTTCAGCATCGAGGAAAAAGATGAAAGACCCAGAGATTCAGACCCTAAACTTGTCTAACGGCGTCGTGCAGCCCGCGCGCCCTAGTATAGCTCAAACTGAAACCCCGCCGGTCGGCGTAAGGCTCAGGGCGATTCGTAAAATGAAAGGCGTGTCGTTGGCCAATCTTGCCAAGGCGACCGGCCTGGCGTTCACGACCGTGCAAGCCGTCGAGGTGAGGAGCGATCCCCGGCTTTCTACGCTATGTAAATTGTGCGAGGCACTTGAAATAACGCTGATCGACGTGCTGGATACCGATCAATTCGCCGCAATCCTGCCAAAACTCGCGATGGAAAGCACTCCTTGATTATCGGTGAGGACGCTCGATGATGCGTAATATTTTCGAGAAGCAAATGTCCAATCGCGGCGACAAGATAAGCTATCGCGCTATTCTTTTTGCACAACATTTTGCACAACACTTGGTATTTTGCAGTTATCTTTATAAAGCAAAAGCCCCCAATTCCTGTTTAGAATCGGGGGCTTTAGGTTACCACGCCAGGAGGGACTCGAACCCACGACCTGCGGATTAGAAGTCCG
This genomic window from Candidatus Lernaella stagnicola contains:
- a CDS encoding helix-turn-helix transcriptional regulator, whose amino-acid sequence is MKDPEIQTLNLSNGVVQPARPSIAQTETPPVGVRLRAIRKMKGVSLANLAKATGLAFTTVQAVEVRSDPRLSTLCKLCEALEITLIDVLDTDQFAAILPKLAMESTP